In Streptomyces liangshanensis, the DNA window GCTGCCGCATCCGGGCCGCGATGGCGGCCTGCTCCTCGTCCAGGTCGCCGAAGAAGGCGAGCAGCAGGCCCTCGGTGCTGCCGCGCAGCACGTCGTACGCGCGGGAGAGGCCCGCCCCGTCGGAGTGGTCGACGATCGCGAGGGTGTCCATCATCAGGCCCGCCGAGTCGGCGGACCCCTGGGTGGCCCCGGCGAAGCCGTCGGAGCCCTCACCCGGCACCGAACTGCCGGTGTCGGTCAGGAGCCGGACGGCGAAGCCCCGCTCCAGCATGTGCACCAGGGCGGAGGCCGCGCCCGACACCGCCCACTCGAAGGCCGAGTCGGGTCCCGCGCCCAGGAAGCCGACCCGCCGGGTGTCCAGCAGCACCGTGCACCTGGCCCGCTGCGGGGTCTCCTCCCTGCGGACCATCAGCTCGCCGTACCGCGCGGTGGAGCGCCAGTGGACCCGGCGCAGGTCGTCGCCGTGCCGGTAGCCGCGCGGGATGACGTCGTCCTCGCCGGCCAGCGCCTGCGACCGGTTGCGCCCCTCGCCGTACCCCGCCGCCTCGCCCGCGAGCCGTACCGCGGGCAGCGGTTCGGTGCGGGGGATGACGGTGAGGGTGTCGTACGCGCTGAACGAGCGGGTCAGCTCGCACATCCCGAACGGGTCGCTCAGCCGCAGCTGGAGCGGCCCGAGCGGATAGCGGCCGCGCAGGTCGGAACGGACCCGGTAGGACACCTCGCGCCGGCCGCCCGACTCCACCCGGTCCAGGACGAACCGGGGGCGCGGGCCGAGCACGTACGGCACGTGGTCCTGGAGCATCAGCAGACCGGTCGGGCCCCGCGACACGTTGTCCATGCGCAGACGCACCCGGGCCTCCGAGCCCGCGGGCACCCGCGAGGGCGACAGCTGCCGGCCGGCCGCGACCCGGTAGCGGGTGCGGTACAGCACCCCCACACAGATCAGCGGCAGCACGGCGAGGAGCAGCCCCACCCGCAGCAGGTCCGACTGGCCGAGGACGTAGGCGCACACCGCCGCGGCGATCCCGGCAGCGAAGAACGAGCGCCCGCGCGTCGTCAGCCCGGACAGGGCGGCCCGCAGGCCGCCCGAGTCGTCGAGGTCCGGGGCGGCCGGGGCGGCCTGGGTGGCCGGCGCGTCCGGCCCCCCATGTCCCATCACAGCCGCCGGGCGCCGGGCTGCTGGCCGTAGAGCGGGGCGCCCGGCACCACCGGGCGTCCCCCCGTGGCCAGGCCGCCGTCCGCGGTGGGTACGGGCGTGCGCTGGAGGATCTCCAGCACGACCTGCTCCGCGGTCCGGCGGTTCAACTGCGCCTGGGCCGTGGGCAGCAGACGGTGCGCCAGCACGGCCACCGTCAGGGCCTGCACGTCGTCGGGCAGCGCGTAGTCCCGCCCGCTCAGCGCGGCCGACGCCTTCGCCGCCCGCAGCAGGTGGAGCGTGGCGCGCGGCGACGCGCCCAGTCTCAGGTCCGGGTGGTTACGGGTCGCGCCGACCAGCTCCACCGCGTACCGCCGCACCGACTCGGCGACGTGCACGCCGCGCACCGCCTCGATCAGCTTCACGATGTCGTGCGCGTGCGCCACCGGCTGGAGGTCGTCCAGCGGCGAGATCCCGCCGTGGATGTCCAGCATCTGCAACTCGGCCTCCGCGCTGGGGTAGCCGATCGACACCCGGGCCATGAAGCGGTCGCGCTGCGCCTCGGGGAGTGGATACGTGCCCTCCATCTCCACCGGGTTCTGCGTGGCCACCACCATGAACGGGCTGGGCAGTTCGTACGAATGCCCGTCGATGGTGACCTGCCGCTCCTCCATGGACTCCAGCAGCGCCGACTGGGTCTTGGGCGAGGCGCGGTTGATCTCGTCGCCGATCACGATCTGCGCGAAGATCGCCCCCGGTTTGAACTCGAATTCCCGCCGCTGCTGGTCGTAGATGGACACCCCGGTGATGTCCGACGGCAGCAGGTCGGGAGTGAACTGGATACGCCGCACCGAACAGTCGATGGAGCGCGCGAGCGCCTTCGCGAGCATCGTCTTGCCCACGCCGGGGACATCCTCGATCAGAAGATGTCCCTCGGCGAGGAGCACGGTCAGCGAAAGCCGTACGACCTCAGGCTTGCCCTCGATCACACCTTCCACCGATGCGCGCACACGCTCCGCTGTGGTGGTCAGATCAGTGAGGCTCGCTCGATCGTCATAGGTCGTCACCCGGCCCTCCTCGGCCCGTTCATACGGGCCGGCGCTCGACAGACGGCCCGGCCCACCTCGAAATACGGACGCCGCCCCCGGATGGTTCCGGTGCGCCGTCACACACGCATTCTTGTTGCCGTTACCGCTTCGTGTCACTCGCCTGTGGATAAGTGGGTGGGATACGTCGGCTTTGCCGGGATTGAGGGCCGGGACGACGACAGTTGAGGGGGTTTACGGGACTCAGTCGGAGGTTTCGATCTCCCGCAGGAGACCCGTCTTCACGTCGAAGACGAACCCGCGGATGTCGTCCGTGTGCACCAGGAACGGCGAGGTACGGACGCGCCGCATCGACTGCCGTACATCCTGGTCCACGTCGCGGAACGACTCGACCGCCCAGGCCGGCCGCTGGCCGACCTCCATCTCCAGGTCGTGCCGGAACTCCTCGGTGAGGCTCTCCAGGCCGCAGCCGGTGTGGTGGATGAGGACGACGCTACGCGTACCGAGGGCCCGCTGGCTGATGGTCAGCGAACGGATGACGTCGTCGGTGACCACGCCGCCCGCGTTGCGGATGGTATGGCAGTCGCCGAGCGAGAGGCCCAGCGCGGAGTGCAGGTCGAGCCGGGCGTCCATGCAGGCGACCACGGCGACGCGCAGCACCGGGCGGGCGTCCATGCCGGGATCGCTGAACGCGTCGGCGTACTGGTGGTTGGCGTCGATGAGCCGGTCCGTGACCGTCCCGCCGGTGCGGGCCGCGCCGGCGGGAGCTACGGAAGGCTCTGCGGGGAGGTGTGCGGAAGTCGACATACGTAAGACGGTAATGGTCACAGCCCGTCGAGGCTCGCCCCAAGACAGAACAAAGACCGTCAACGTGGCTGGATGTGAGCTACCCCACATGGGCCTGCCCCCGTAGCCCGATGGGGTGATCCGCGGTATTTGCGGCGCTGTGGTGAGTGGCCCGCGCGACGCGCCAGCCGGTTGATTGACCGGAAGGGCGAGTGGACTAAAGTGACGCGAAGTTCACGGACACCTTCCGAAGACATCCCGATTTCCCCCGCGTGTGCGGCGTACGTGCGGCTCGGCCCCCTCCCGCCGGCTCGGCCGGAGCCGCCGACGCCCCTCCCGGCGCCGGCGGACCTCCCCTCCCGGGCGGGCGGGAACCGGCCGTACGTACCGGCCGCACCGGATCTGAGAGGGGCGCATGAACCAGGCCCGACACGTACCGGTGATGCTCCAGCGGTGCCTGGACCTGCTGGCCCCCGCCCTCGACCGCCCCGGCGCCGTCGTCGTCGACGGCACCCTGGGCCTCGGCGGCCACAGCGAGGCGCTGCTCACCGCGTTCCCGGCCGTCCGGCTGGTCGCGCTGGACCGCGACAAGGAAGCCCTCCGGCTCTCCGGCGAACGGCTCGCCCCCTACGGCGACCGCGCCACGCTCGTCCACGCCGTCTCCCACGAACTCCCCGACGTCCTCGACCGGCTGGGCATCCCCAAGGTCCAGGGCGTCCTCTTCGACCTCGGCGTCTCCTCCATGCAACTGGACGAGGCCGAGCGCGGCTTCGCGTACGCCCACGACGCCCCGCTCGACATGCGGATGGACCAGTCGGCCGGCATCAGCGCCGCCGAGGTCCTCAACACCTACCCGCCCGGCGAGCTGGTCCGGATCCTGCGCGCGTACGGCGAGGAGAAGCAGGCCAAGCGGATCGTCTCCGCGGTCGTCAAGGAACGCGAGAAGGAACCCTTCACCAAGAGCGCCCGGCTCGTCGCCCTCATCCGCGACGCCCTGCCGCAGGCCGCCATGCGCACCGGCGGCAACCCGGCCAAGCGCACCTTCCAGGCCCTGCGCATCGAGGTCAACGGCGAACTCTCCGCACTGGAGTCCTCACTGCCCGCCGCCGTCAGGGCGCTCGACGTCGGCGGCCGGATCGCCGTCCTCTCCTACCAGTCGCTGGAGGACCGGGTCGTCAAACAGGTCTTCGCGGCCGGCGCCGCCACCACCGCGCCCCCCGGACTGCCCGTCGTCCCCGAGCGCTACCAGCCCCGCCTCAAACTCCTCACCCGCGGCGCGGAACTCCCCACGGAGGAGGAGATCGCCGACAACCGCCGCTCCGCCTCCGCCCGGCTGCGGGGGGCGGAGAGGATCCGGGAGGACGTGTCGTGACCGGACCGGCCAAGCAGTTGAAGGGGCGCGCCGCACGGCTCGCCCGGATGATGCCCGCCGGGGCCACCTCGGCGGCCCGTACCCCCTTCGTCCTGCTGGTCGTCCTGCTCCTCGGCGGCGGCCTGATCACCCTGCTGCTCCTCAACTCCTCCCTCAACGAGGGCTCGTTCCGCCTCAGCGAGCTCAAGAAGCAGACCACCGACCTCACCGACGAGCAACAGGCGCTGCAACGGGACGTCGACGACCACTCCGCGCCCGACGCCCTCGGCCGCCGGGCCCGCGAACTGGGCATGGTCCCCGGCGGCAACCCCGCCTTCCTCAACCCGGACGGGAGCGTCCGCGGCGTCCCCGAGCAGGCCGAGGCGCTGCCCCCGGTACGGCCCTCGGTCCTGGAGCAGCCGCCGCCCGCGAGCCCGCCGCCCGGCTCCACCGTGCCCGTACCCCTGCCGTCGCCCGCCGCCTCCGCCGCGGACCCGTCCGCCACCGCCACCGAAGCCCCCCGGGATCCCGCGGCCTCCGCGCCCGTGCCGACCCCCGGCGACCCCGCCCCGACGACCTCCGGCAGGTGACGCAGTGCCCCCCAAGGAACCACCGCGCCGCCGGGTCCCCGGCCCCGCCAGGACCGGGAACGCCCCGCGCCCCCGCCCCACCGGCCGCCCCGCCCCGCCCCGCCGCCGCGCCGGCGCCCGCCCGGCCAACCGGATCAGGCTCGGCAACCCCCGCCCCCGGCTGCGCCTGGTCAGCCTCGGCCTCACCCTCGTGATGCTGGTGTTCGTCGTGCGGCTGCTCCAGGTGCAGGCCGTCGACGCCCGCGCGTACGCCGCCAAGGCCGAGAAGAGCCGCTACCTCAGCCACACCCTGGACGCGGAGCGCGGCGAGATCACCGACCGCTCCGGGATCGCCCTCGCCGACAGCGTCGACGCCTACGACATCACCGCCGACCCGCTGATGTTCACCCCCGACTCCACCAGGGTCCCCGACGCCCCCGAACAGGCCGCCGCGCTCCTCGCCCCGATCCTCGGCGTCGACACCGGCGACCTGATCAAGAAGCTCAAGACCCCCAAGTCCCGCTACGCCGTGCTGGCCCGCCGCCAGACCCCGCAGGTCTGGAACCAGATCAAGGACCTCAAGAGCGTCCTCGCCAGCAAGGCGAGCAAGGCCAACCAGGGCGTGCCCGCGGACCGGGCGCGCAGCAGCGTCCTGTCCGGCGTCTTCCAGGAGGCCAGCAGCAAACGGGTCTACCCCAACGGCGACCTCGCCGCCGGGATACTGGGGTACGTCAACGCCGCCGGCCACGGCGCCGGCGGGGTGGAGTCCATGCTCGACAAGCAACTGTCGGGCGAGGACGGGCAGGTCACCTTCGCCCAGTCCGGCGGCCACCGGGTGCCCACCGCGACCTCCCGCGAGAAGCCCGCCGTGCCCGGCTCCGACATCGAGCTGACCATCGACCGGGACATCCAGTGGGCCGCCCAGCAGGCCATCACCGACCAGGTGCAGAAGTCCAAGGCCGACCGCGGCTACGTGGTGGTCCAGGACACCAGGACCGGCGAGGTGCTGGCCATGGCCAACGCCCCCGGCTTCGACCCGAACGACCTCTCCGAGGCCAACGCGGCCGACATGGGCAACGCCGCGCTCCAGGACGCGTACGAACCCGGCTCCACCGCCAAGATCATGTCCATGGCCGCCGTACTGGAAGAGGGGGCGGCCACCCCGCTGACCCACGTCGTCGTCCCCAACCGGCTGCACCGCGGCGACCGGCTCTTCAAGGACGACATCGACCACCCCACCTGGCACCTGACGCTCAACGGCGTCCTCGCCAAGTCCAGCAACATCGGGACCATCCTGGCGACCGGGCAGCTCGGCCCGACCCAGCCGAAGGCCAACCAGGTCCTCTACTCGTACCTGCACAAGTTCGGCATCGGCCGGCCCACCGGGCTGGACTACCCCGGGGAGACCCAGGGCATCCTGGCCCAGCCGCAGGACTGGTCGACCTCCCAGCAGTTCACCATCCCCTTCGGCCAGGGACTCTCCCTCAACGCCATGCAGGCCGCGTCGGTCTACTCGACCATCGCCAACGGCGGCGTACGGATCGAGCCCACCCTCATCCGCGGCGCGAAGGGCCCCGACGGCCGCTTCACCCCGGCGCCCGCCCCCAAGAAGACCCGGGTCGTCAGCGAGAGGACCGCCAAGACCGTCGCCACCATGCTGGAGTCGGTCGTCGGCAACGAGGAGGGCACCGGCACCAAGGCCCGCATCCCCGGCTACCGCGTCGCGGGCAAGACGGGTACGGCCAACCGGGTCGATCCCGAGCTGGGCCGCTACAAGGGCTACACCGCCTCCTTCGCCGGGTTCGCCCCCTCCGACGACCCGCGGATCACCGTCTACTGCGCCATCCAGAACCCGACCAAGGGCAGCTACTTCGGCGGCCAGATCTGCGGACCCATCTACAAGAAGGTCATGGAGTTCGCGCTCAAGACCTTGCAGGTCGCACCGACCGGAACCGCCCCCGCCCGACTGCCGGTCACCTTCTAGACGGGCCGGCCCACAGCCGGCCCGTCGCCGCCCGGCGCGTGACCCCAGGGAAAGCCCCAGTGACAACCATCACCCCAGATCCCGGGAACCGTTCCACCCCTCCCGACGGCCCCGACGGCACGAACCGCTCACTTCGCCCGCGGCCCTCCGGGCCCGGTACGCTCACCGCCGTGCCACACGCTGATCAGTACAGAACCGCCCCCGAGGACGCCCCTGTGAACCAGCCGGGGGCGCCCCGTCCGGACCGGGTCCGGCCCACCTCCCTCGCCGAGCTCGCCGTCCGGCTGGGCGCCGAGGCCCCGAGCCCCGCACCGAGCCCCGCACCGGGACACGGGG includes these proteins:
- a CDS encoding DUF58 domain-containing protein, whose translation is MGHGGPDAPATQAAPAAPDLDDSGGLRAALSGLTTRGRSFFAAGIAAAVCAYVLGQSDLLRVGLLLAVLPLICVGVLYRTRYRVAAGRQLSPSRVPAGSEARVRLRMDNVSRGPTGLLMLQDHVPYVLGPRPRFVLDRVESGGRREVSYRVRSDLRGRYPLGPLQLRLSDPFGMCELTRSFSAYDTLTVIPRTEPLPAVRLAGEAAGYGEGRNRSQALAGEDDVIPRGYRHGDDLRRVHWRSTARYGELMVRREETPQRARCTVLLDTRRVGFLGAGPDSAFEWAVSGAASALVHMLERGFAVRLLTDTGSSVPGEGSDGFAGATQGSADSAGLMMDTLAIVDHSDGAGLSRAYDVLRGSTEGLLLAFFGDLDEEQAAIAARMRQRSGAAVAFVLDSSGWAQGAPGHAGDAERVEKRLRQLREAGWTALLVPAGTALADLWHQAAHNRVESTVTGGSNGFSGGWS
- a CDS encoding AAA family ATPase, whose translation is MTTYDDRASLTDLTTTAERVRASVEGVIEGKPEVVRLSLTVLLAEGHLLIEDVPGVGKTMLAKALARSIDCSVRRIQFTPDLLPSDITGVSIYDQQRREFEFKPGAIFAQIVIGDEINRASPKTQSALLESMEERQVTIDGHSYELPSPFMVVATQNPVEMEGTYPLPEAQRDRFMARVSIGYPSAEAELQMLDIHGGISPLDDLQPVAHAHDIVKLIEAVRGVHVAESVRRYAVELVGATRNHPDLRLGASPRATLHLLRAAKASAALSGRDYALPDDVQALTVAVLAHRLLPTAQAQLNRRTAEQVVLEILQRTPVPTADGGLATGGRPVVPGAPLYGQQPGARRL
- a CDS encoding beta-class carbonic anhydrase — translated: MSTSAHLPAEPSVAPAGAARTGGTVTDRLIDANHQYADAFSDPGMDARPVLRVAVVACMDARLDLHSALGLSLGDCHTIRNAGGVVTDDVIRSLTISQRALGTRSVVLIHHTGCGLESLTEEFRHDLEMEVGQRPAWAVESFRDVDQDVRQSMRRVRTSPFLVHTDDIRGFVFDVKTGLLREIETSD
- the rsmH gene encoding 16S rRNA (cytosine(1402)-N(4))-methyltransferase RsmH — protein: MNQARHVPVMLQRCLDLLAPALDRPGAVVVDGTLGLGGHSEALLTAFPAVRLVALDRDKEALRLSGERLAPYGDRATLVHAVSHELPDVLDRLGIPKVQGVLFDLGVSSMQLDEAERGFAYAHDAPLDMRMDQSAGISAAEVLNTYPPGELVRILRAYGEEKQAKRIVSAVVKEREKEPFTKSARLVALIRDALPQAAMRTGGNPAKRTFQALRIEVNGELSALESSLPAAVRALDVGGRIAVLSYQSLEDRVVKQVFAAGAATTAPPGLPVVPERYQPRLKLLTRGAELPTEEEIADNRRSASARLRGAERIREDVS
- a CDS encoding cell division protein FtsL; amino-acid sequence: MTGPAKQLKGRAARLARMMPAGATSAARTPFVLLVVLLLGGGLITLLLLNSSLNEGSFRLSELKKQTTDLTDEQQALQRDVDDHSAPDALGRRARELGMVPGGNPAFLNPDGSVRGVPEQAEALPPVRPSVLEQPPPASPPPGSTVPVPLPSPAASAADPSATATEAPRDPAASAPVPTPGDPAPTTSGR
- a CDS encoding peptidoglycan D,D-transpeptidase FtsI family protein, with product MPPKEPPRRRVPGPARTGNAPRPRPTGRPAPPRRRAGARPANRIRLGNPRPRLRLVSLGLTLVMLVFVVRLLQVQAVDARAYAAKAEKSRYLSHTLDAERGEITDRSGIALADSVDAYDITADPLMFTPDSTRVPDAPEQAAALLAPILGVDTGDLIKKLKTPKSRYAVLARRQTPQVWNQIKDLKSVLASKASKANQGVPADRARSSVLSGVFQEASSKRVYPNGDLAAGILGYVNAAGHGAGGVESMLDKQLSGEDGQVTFAQSGGHRVPTATSREKPAVPGSDIELTIDRDIQWAAQQAITDQVQKSKADRGYVVVQDTRTGEVLAMANAPGFDPNDLSEANAADMGNAALQDAYEPGSTAKIMSMAAVLEEGAATPLTHVVVPNRLHRGDRLFKDDIDHPTWHLTLNGVLAKSSNIGTILATGQLGPTQPKANQVLYSYLHKFGIGRPTGLDYPGETQGILAQPQDWSTSQQFTIPFGQGLSLNAMQAASVYSTIANGGVRIEPTLIRGAKGPDGRFTPAPAPKKTRVVSERTAKTVATMLESVVGNEEGTGTKARIPGYRVAGKTGTANRVDPELGRYKGYTASFAGFAPSDDPRITVYCAIQNPTKGSYFGGQICGPIYKKVMEFALKTLQVAPTGTAPARLPVTF